One Alphaproteobacteria bacterium HT1-32 genomic region harbors:
- a CDS encoding YihY family inner membrane protein produces MISFDELLARLLPLLMLFRPAGSLLKYIASRFSSDKCLRIAASLSYTSLLALVPMLAISLSILSAFPVFNEARDGIQTLIFENFAPNTGEALTDYIQTFIRNTAGLTAIGIVGLAATAVMLLATIEDALNTIFRVEKKRPFVGRLLVFWAVLTMGPLLMGASFSLSSYFYALAQVLDQEVASGLTALVRDLVPVILSAAGFAIMYVFMPNRPVKLRHAAVGALVAATMFELLKTGFTSVVIGGGTYSTIYGAMATVPIFLVWMYVSWTVVLFGALLTAALPDWMADRKYDPTTATDPRKRLDRALAVLSALLEDSQSAGTLNQDQLIAAAGRGEDQFHSAIEELYEAGFIEQTADEKWVLSRDLRAATLYDLYEAFGCGIHAAETSEEDRSVWTRQLDRLCAGLDDSHKALLKQPIADFLSARDQVARPATAAE; encoded by the coding sequence ATGATCAGTTTTGACGAGTTATTGGCGCGTTTGCTGCCGCTGCTGATGTTGTTCAGGCCTGCCGGGTCTCTGCTGAAGTATATTGCCAGCCGCTTCTCCAGCGACAAATGCCTGCGGATTGCGGCATCGCTCAGCTACACATCATTGCTGGCACTGGTGCCGATGCTGGCCATCAGCCTGTCGATTCTCTCTGCTTTTCCGGTTTTCAATGAGGCACGGGATGGCATTCAGACCCTGATCTTTGAGAATTTCGCGCCGAATACGGGCGAGGCGCTGACCGATTATATCCAGACCTTCATTCGCAATACGGCAGGGCTTACAGCGATTGGTATTGTTGGCCTGGCAGCGACAGCGGTGATGTTGCTGGCAACCATCGAAGATGCGCTGAATACGATCTTCCGGGTTGAAAAGAAGCGCCCCTTCGTCGGACGTCTGCTGGTGTTCTGGGCGGTGCTGACCATGGGGCCGCTGCTGATGGGCGCGTCGTTTTCGCTCTCCAGCTATTTCTATGCACTGGCACAGGTGCTGGATCAGGAAGTCGCTTCCGGTCTGACGGCACTGGTCCGTGATCTGGTGCCGGTGATTCTGTCGGCTGCCGGCTTTGCCATCATGTATGTCTTTATGCCGAACCGTCCGGTGAAACTGCGCCATGCGGCGGTGGGGGCGCTGGTCGCGGCGACGATGTTCGAACTGCTGAAAACGGGTTTTACCTCTGTGGTCATCGGCGGCGGGACTTATTCGACGATTTACGGTGCCATGGCAACGGTGCCGATTTTCCTGGTTTGGATGTATGTGTCCTGGACGGTGGTTCTGTTCGGAGCCTTGCTGACCGCGGCCTTGCCGGACTGGATGGCTGATCGCAAATATGATCCGACGACAGCAACGGATCCGCGCAAACGGCTGGACCGGGCGCTTGCTGTCCTGTCTGCACTGCTGGAAGACAGCCAGTCAGCCGGCACCCTGAATCAGGATCAGCTGATTGCCGCTGCCGGTCGTGGAGAGGACCAGTTTCATAGTGCTATCGAGGAACTCTATGAAGCCGGTTTCATTGAGCAGACCGCAGATGAGAAATGGGTGCTGTCGCGCGATCTGCGGGCGGCCACATTATATGATCTGTATGAGGCCTTCGGCTGCGGGATTCATGCTGCCGAGACCAGCGAGGAAGATCGTTCCGTCTGGACCCGGCAGCTTGACAGGCTTTGCGCGGGGCTTGATGACAGCCACAAGGCGTTGCTGAAACAGCCCATCGCGGACTTTCTGTCCGCCCGCGATCAGGTTGCAAGACCGGCAACCGCCGCAGAATGA
- a CDS encoding glycine zipper 2TM domain-containing protein gives MISRTIIATALAGGLLLAGCTQNTGNKEVGGTLLGAGLGGLAGAQFGGGTGKLAATAVGVLAGAWLGNEVGKSLDRADRLAMHNTTQNTLESKPSGTTSSWSNPDTGHSGTVTPQPYYTNSNNQYCRPYTQTVTIDGRTEKLHGTACRNARGEWEPAASG, from the coding sequence ATGATATCCAGGACCATCATCGCAACAGCACTGGCTGGCGGATTGTTGCTGGCCGGCTGTACCCAGAATACCGGGAACAAGGAAGTTGGTGGCACCCTGCTGGGCGCAGGCCTTGGCGGCCTTGCAGGCGCACAATTCGGCGGCGGCACCGGCAAACTGGCGGCAACAGCCGTAGGCGTGCTTGCCGGGGCATGGCTGGGTAACGAAGTCGGCAAGTCACTGGACCGGGCCGACAGGCTGGCTATGCACAACACCACCCAGAACACGCTGGAATCGAAACCGTCAGGTACGACATCAAGCTGGAGCAACCCGGACACCGGTCACAGCGGCACGGTGACGCCACAGCCCTATTACACCAATTCAAACAATCAGTATTGCCGTCCCTATACGCAAACCGTCACGATTGATGGCCGGACGGAGAAGCTGCATGGCACGGCCTGCCGTAATGCCCGGGGTGAATGGGAACCAGCCGCTTCCGGCTGA
- the aroC gene encoding chorismate synthase, with the protein MSDNSFGRLFRFTTWGESHGPAIGCVIDGCPPGIAIEESEIQKELERRRPGQSRFTTQRKEPDQVRIMSGVFEGRTTGTPLSLMIENVDQRSKDYGDIKDKFRPGHADIAYWTKYGIRDYRGGGRSSARETAMRVAAGAIARKVLGDSVSIRAALVKVGPHGIDRANWDWDAVNDNPLFCPDRQAAQKWEGYLDSVRKSGSSIGAVVEVVASGVMPGLGEPIYGKLDSDLAAAMMTINAVKGVEIGAGFEAAELSGEENADEIRMVDGKPAFLSNKAGGLLGGISTGQDIVLRFAVKPTSSILAPRKTIDLHGNETEIITKGRHDPCVGIRAVPVGEAMMALVLADHLLRHRGQCG; encoded by the coding sequence TTGTCTGATAACAGTTTCGGACGGCTGTTCCGTTTCACGACCTGGGGTGAAAGCCACGGGCCGGCCATCGGTTGTGTCATTGATGGCTGCCCTCCGGGTATTGCCATTGAGGAATCGGAGATCCAGAAAGAACTGGAACGCCGGCGCCCCGGACAGTCCCGCTTTACAACCCAGCGCAAGGAACCGGACCAGGTCCGTATCATGTCCGGTGTTTTCGAAGGCCGGACCACCGGCACACCGCTCTCGCTGATGATCGAGAATGTCGACCAGCGGTCCAAGGACTATGGCGATATCAAGGACAAGTTCCGGCCCGGCCATGCCGACATTGCCTACTGGACAAAATACGGCATCCGCGACTACCGCGGTGGCGGACGCTCCAGCGCACGTGAAACCGCCATGCGGGTTGCCGCCGGGGCCATTGCCCGCAAGGTGCTTGGTGACAGCGTCAGCATCCGTGCCGCCCTGGTGAAAGTTGGCCCGCACGGTATCGACCGGGCAAACTGGGACTGGGATGCGGTAAACGACAACCCGCTGTTCTGCCCGGACCGTCAGGCCGCTCAGAAATGGGAAGGCTATCTCGACAGTGTCCGCAAATCCGGCTCCAGCATCGGTGCCGTGGTTGAAGTCGTCGCCAGCGGCGTCATGCCCGGTCTGGGCGAGCCGATTTATGGCAAGCTCGATTCCGACCTCGCCGCCGCCATGATGACCATCAACGCCGTAAAGGGTGTTGAAATCGGTGCCGGTTTTGAGGCTGCGGAACTCAGTGGTGAAGAAAACGCTGATGAAATCCGCATGGTCGACGGCAAACCCGCCTTTTTGTCGAACAAGGCAGGCGGTTTGCTCGGCGGCATCTCCACCGGGCAGGATATCGTACTCCGCTTTGCCGTAAAGCCGACCAGCTCCATCCTCGCCCCCCGCAAGACCATCGACCTCCACGGTAACGAGACAGAAATCATTACCAAGGGACGTCACGACCCCTGCGTCGGGATTCGCGCCGTACCTGTCGGCGAGGCCATGATGGCGCTGGTGCTGGCAGACCATCTGCTCCGCCATCGCGGGCAGTGCGGCTGA
- the fabI gene encoding enoyl-ACP reductase FabI: MAAVQGLMAGKRGLVMGVANKQSIAWGISQALADQGAELAFTFQGPALEKRVRPLAESIGSTTVLPCDVTDDASVDQVFDDLRRSWGGIDFLVHAIAYSDKDQLKGKYVDTTAENFARTMDISCYSFTTIARRAAELMASGGSMLTLTYYGAERVMPHYNVMGVAKAALEASVRYLAADLGEQNVRVNALSAGPIKTLAASGIGDFRYILKWNELNSPLKRNVTLEDIGGSALYLLSDLSTGVTGELHHVDSGYHVVGMKAVDAPDIATV, encoded by the coding sequence ATGGCGGCAGTACAGGGTTTGATGGCAGGTAAGCGCGGACTCGTGATGGGTGTTGCGAACAAGCAGTCTATCGCCTGGGGCATTTCACAGGCGCTGGCCGACCAGGGTGCCGAGCTGGCCTTCACCTTTCAGGGCCCGGCCCTTGAGAAGCGTGTCCGCCCGCTGGCAGAGTCAATCGGCTCGACCACAGTATTGCCCTGTGATGTCACCGACGACGCTTCCGTTGATCAGGTCTTTGATGATCTGCGCCGCAGCTGGGGTGGTATCGACTTTCTGGTCCACGCCATCGCCTATTCCGACAAGGACCAGCTGAAGGGCAAATATGTCGATACCACGGCTGAGAATTTTGCCCGGACCATGGATATCTCCTGCTATTCCTTCACCACCATTGCCCGGCGCGCAGCCGAACTGATGGCCAGCGGTGGCTCGATGCTGACCCTGACCTATTACGGCGCGGAACGGGTGATGCCGCATTACAATGTCATGGGTGTCGCCAAGGCGGCTCTGGAAGCCAGCGTGCGCTATCTTGCCGCCGATCTCGGCGAACAGAATGTCCGGGTCAACGCCCTGTCTGCCGGACCTATCAAGACGCTGGCCGCATCCGGTATTGGTGATTTCCGCTATATCCTGAAATGGAACGAGCTGAACTCACCGCTGAAACGCAACGTGACGCTGGAAGATATCGGTGGCTCGGCGCTCTATCTGCTCAGTGATCTGTCGACCGGTGTCACCGGTGAACTGCATCATGTAGACAGCGGTTATCATGTCGTCGGCATGAAAGCCGTTGATGCACCGGATATTGCGACGGTCTGA
- the pdxH gene encoding pyridoxamine 5'-phosphate oxidase yields MENFDFAEPFDRFASWLTEAEESEVNDPNAMALATATKDGFPSVRMVLLKGQDTRGFVFYTNLESRKGGELAENPRASLLFHWKSLRRQIRIEGPVEAVSNAEADEYYASRARGSRIGAWASRQSRPLEGAMALEKRVAEYTAKFGVGEIPRPDFWSGFRLVPQRFEFWQDRKFRLHERVIFSPEGSGWTTERLYP; encoded by the coding sequence ATGGAAAACTTCGATTTCGCCGAACCGTTCGACCGTTTCGCCAGCTGGCTGACAGAAGCCGAGGAAAGCGAGGTCAATGATCCGAATGCGATGGCGCTGGCAACGGCGACTAAAGACGGGTTTCCGTCTGTCCGCATGGTGCTGCTGAAAGGGCAGGATACGCGGGGGTTCGTATTCTATACCAATCTGGAGAGCCGGAAGGGCGGGGAACTGGCAGAAAACCCGCGGGCATCCCTGCTGTTTCACTGGAAATCCCTCCGCCGGCAGATTCGAATCGAGGGGCCGGTTGAAGCGGTCTCGAATGCCGAGGCGGATGAGTATTATGCATCCCGTGCGCGGGGCAGCCGGATTGGCGCCTGGGCATCCCGGCAGTCCCGGCCGCTTGAGGGAGCAATGGCACTGGAAAAGCGGGTCGCGGAATATACGGCGAAGTTCGGTGTCGGGGAAATCCCGCGTCCGGACTTCTGGTCCGGGTTTCGTCTGGTTCCGCAGCGGTTTGAATTCTGGCAGGATCGTAAATTCCGTCTGCATGAACGGGTGATTTTCTCCCCGGAAGGCAGTGGCTGGACCACGGAACGTCTGTATCCGTGA